Proteins co-encoded in one Ziziphus jujuba cultivar Dongzao chromosome 9, ASM3175591v1 genomic window:
- the LOC125424287 gene encoding uncharacterized protein LOC125424287 translates to MAHHFFLLSVILAAAAIHGINAVEYVVTNTAGSTAGGVRFNNEIGADYSKETLISATDFIWRLLQQNNAADRKDVPKISLIIEDIEGVAFSRNNEIHVSARYIGGYSGDVKREITGVLYHESTHIWQWNGNGQTPGGLIEGIADFVRLKAGYAPSHWVQPGGGDRWDQGYDVTARFLDYLNDLRNGFVAELNKKTRTGYSPNYFVELLGKTVDQLWSDYKAKYGN, encoded by the coding sequence ATGGCTCACCATTTTTTTCTCCTCTCCGTCATCCTAGCAGCTGCAGCCATCCACGGTATCAATGCAGTCGAATACGTGGTCACCAATACTGCTGGATCAACAGCCGGCGGTGTGCGTTTCAACAACGAGATCGGAGCCGACTACAGCAAGGAAACACTGATATCTGCCACGGACTTCATATGGAGGCTACTCCAGCAAAATAATGCTGCTGACCGAAAAGACGTGCCGAAAATCAGTTTGATAATCGAGGACATTGAAGGGGTTGCGTTCTCAAGGAACAACGAGATTCATGTGAGTGCGAGGTACATAGGGGGATACTCGGGCGACGTGAAAAGGGAGATCACTGGCGTGCTTTATCATGAGAGTACACATATCTGGCAGTGGAATGGGAACGGACAGACTCCAGGTGGGTTGATTGAAGGAATTGCTGACTTTGTGAGGTTGAAGGCTGGCTATGCACCAAGCCACTGGGTCCAGCCAGGTGGAGGAGATAGGTGGGACCAAGGCTACGACGTTACCGCTAggtttttggattatttaaatgatcttAGAAATGGGTTTGTGGCTGAATTGAACAAGAAAACAAGAACAGGTTATAGCCCAAATTATTTTGTTGAGCTGCTTGGGAAGACCGTTGATCAGCTTTGGAGTGATTACAAGGCCAAGTATGGAAATTAG